The segment GGGCTCAGGATCACTTACCCGTGGGCTATTCATGGCCTTCGATCGCGCGACCACTGACTTTAAACGGGGTGGAAAAGGTCATGTGGACGCCTACACCGCGGGAGGCTATCTCAGCTATGTTGATAGCAGCGGATACTATGGCGAAGGTATCGTAAAATTCAGCCGCTTCATCAACGATATCAACGCCTTTATGAATGGTGGCACCGCAGCCAACGGCCTCTTTCGGGCAACTGATTTGGGCATAAATATCCAGACGGGGAAATACTTTACTTTCTCTCGGGGTTATCTCGCGCCCTATGGCGCAGTGACGGCCCTGGCCAACCATTCCGATAACACCTATCAACTCTCAAATGGGCTGAGGGCTAATAATGGTATTCAACGCAATGTAACCGGTGAAATCGGAATAAATCTTGGTCTTCCTGTTATGATCAGCGGCAATAGCGTAAAACCTTACGCCAGGGCTGCTGCGCTTCATGACACCATCAGTTCAAATCGTGTCACCATCGTTAATAACCACTTTACTCACCGTAAAGGTGGTACACGGGGTGTGTATCAGGCAGGGATTGATATCCGAACGAAGGGAAAGCTGTCACTGCATAGTGGCTTCAGCTATTCACAAGGGAAAAATATTGAGTCGCCCTGGGCTGCCACACTGGGCGCCGCGTGGGCCTTTTAAAAGGGGCGAACGCGCAAATGCCCCTTTTGTTAAGCAGAATGGGTGCCAGACTCAGCGCGGATAGGCATCACTATTAACCCAGGCATGGTCTTTTTCCCAGGTGAACTTCCACAGGCGGATCGGACCGGCCATAACGTTCAGATAGTAGTTATTGTAACCTGCGAGCGTTGCTACCGGGTGATAACCGCGTGGCACCGTTACCACATCCCGGTTATAGGCGGCCATACATTCATCCAGCGTGCGATCGTCAGTATAAACACGCTGCATGGCAAAGCCCTGCTCGGGATCGAATCGATGGTAGTAAGTCTCTTCCAGGTAAGTTTCGTTTGAATTTTCCTGGTCATGCTTATGACTGGGGTAAGAGCTGCTGTCACCTTCGTCGGTATACACTTCAACCACCAGCAAGCTGTCGGCTGGTTCATTATCGGGCAGAATATTATGTACCAGACGCTTGTTTCTGCCCTTACCGCGCTGCTCAACGCCTACGTCAGCGGGGGAAATCAGGCGGGCGGGCAGAGAGCCATGGCCCGGTGCGTTACACACGGCCAGTTCCAGGTCGGTATCAGCCCGGACCTCAACCCTGTCATTATGCGGAACATACACTGAATAGGGCGGAGTACGTTCGAACGGGGACATGCGTTTGCCGATGCCGGGGAATTCGGCATTACGCGTTTTAACTGAGGCAATACCGGCGACCAGTACCAGACAAAGCTCCCTGTCGCCGCTCTCAAGATTCAGCGTCTGACCCTTTTTCAACTGGTAGGCATCAAAGCCTACGTAGCGCCAGCCCGCACTTTCCGGCGTAACGTGCTGGATACGGCCCTGCGCATCCGGCTGCTGTACTTTGGATAGCAATGACATTCTGCTGCTCCTTATATTGTGACCAAAAAGGCGCGGCGGCGGCATCAACAAAACCGAGGCAATAAATCCTGCTCTGCCGGTCTGCTAACGCCTTACCGCAACGCCTGTGCTTTATAAACGGGGGTTATCCCAGCGTTGGCATACTGAACTCAGATACGGTCTTTTGCCCGCTCGGCCAGCGTACGGTGGCCGTTTTCATGCGGGTGTAGAAACGAACGCCATCCGGCCCGTGGACGTTTAGCGCACCAAATACGGAGCGCTTCCAGCCACCGAAGCTGTGGAAGGCCATGGGTACCGGCACAGGTACGTTCACGCCAACCATGCCCGCCTGGACCTCACGCACAAAGTCGCGTCCGGTGTGACCGTTACTGGTAAAGATGGCGCTGCCGTTGCCAAACTCGTGGCTGTTGACCAGCTTCAGCGCGCTGGCGTAGTCCGGGGCGCGCATGATGCTCAGCACCGGGCCAAAAATCTCTTCACGCCAGATAACCATCTCATCGGTGACGTTATCAAACAGCGTGCCGCCTACGTAGTAACCCTCGGTATAGCCCGAGACCTGGCAGTTACGTCCGTCCACGACCAGCTTCGCACCCTCTTCAACGCCCTTGTCGATATAGCCCAGCACTTTCTTCTGGTGCGCGGCGGACACCACCGGTCCCATCTCATTCTCTTCGCTACCCTTCTGGATACCCGGGCCAACGCGCAGCGCCTTAATTTTCGGCGTCAGGGCGGCAATCAGCTTATCCGCCGTATCGTCCCCGACCGCGACCACTACCGGCAGCGCCATACAGCGCTCGCCCGCCGAGCCAAAGGCTCCCCCCATGATGGCATTGACGGTGGCGTCCAAATCCGCATCGGGCATGACGATGGCGTGGTTTTTCGCCGCGCCAAAGGCTTGCACACGCTTACCGTGAGCGCTGGCCGTTTTATAGATATGTTCAGCTACGCCAGACGAGCCAACGAAGCTTACCGCCTGTACGCGTGGGTCTTTATACAACTGCTCTGCATCTTCATTTGAGCAGTGAACAACGTTAAATACCCCATCCGGCAGGCCGGCTTCGGTCAGCAACTCCGCCATGCGCACTGCGGCAGACGGGTCCAGCGCAGGGGGCTTCAGGACAAAGGTATTGCCACAGGCCAGTGCGATGGGGAACATCCAGAGCGGCACCATCGCGGGGAAGTTGAAGGGGGTAATACCGGCGACCACGCCCAGCGGCTGCATCAGGGAATAGCTGTCCACCCCGGTTGCCACGTCAGCTGAATTTTCACCCTTTATAAGGTGAGGAATACCGCAGGCGAACTCGACAACCTCAATTCCGCGCGTCAGCTCACCCAGCGCATCGGACCACACCTTTCCATGTTCACTGACGATGAGGGCTGCAAGCTCTTCCCGATGCTGTTCCATCAGGTTCTTAAAGTTAAACAGCACGCGAGCGCGGCGCAAAGGCGATGTACGGGACCAATCTTCAAAGGCATTGTGTGCCACTTCGATCGCTTTAGTTACCTCTTCTGCGGTGCTCTGTGTCAGTTCACGAACCGTTTTACCGGTGGCCGGATCGTAAACCGGAATGGTTTCATTGCTGGCGCTCAGAGACGTTTTCCCGCCAATAAAATTTCCTACGATAGTCATGTTCTGGCCTCTTAGATGTGGGTATTCCCTGCAGGCAGCCGCTGGTAAGCGTCCGTTGCCTGGCTGGATAACTGCCGAATGCGTGAAATGACAGTATTATATTGGAATGAATTTTTCAAATATTAAACTTTAGAAAATTCATTTTTAGTGCAGTGGATCGCATTTTCACTTTTTAGAACGCAATCAATTACTAAAGAGGCGATGAACCCGCCTGACCCGCGTTAACCTAAGGAATTATCTTAAGTTTTAGGGGAGTTAGCGGCCAGATGGAGACAACATAATCAGCCTCTTCGGCAAGCCATACTCTGGGCTTTTTACTCCCTTTCAACCGGCCAGAGGCGAAAATTTGAGAGGGCGATCTAAAAATTTAAATTTCAATATTCACCATTCGTGAAATAAATGTTCTCTTATGCCCATCTAAGGTGACTGACCGTCAGAAATCAGGCTCGCAGGGATTCACCCTACTCTCTTTACATTTAGCAGGAGTTGCAAAATGGCCATCGAATCATCCCGTTTCTGTGTAAACCGTAAAATCGCCCCTAACCTGGGGATAGAGGCATTTTTTAAAATGGTCCACGGTCTTGGCCTGACCAAAGTTGAACTGCGCAATGATATGCGCGGCGGTAAGGTAACGGATCATCTGAGCTATGCCGAAGTCAGCGCGCTGGCGCAGCGTTATGGCCTGGAGATTGTCACCATCAACGCCGTTTATCCCTTTAACCAGCCTGACGATGCGCTGTTAGCGAAAACTGAAGGCCTGCTGAAAGACGCCAGGGGCGTGGGGGCAAAGGCACTGGTACTCTGTCCATTGAACGACGGGACGCAGGTTAGTCCTGAAGAAACCGTCAGCGCATTGCAGAAGCTGGCGCCGCTTTTTGAGAAATATGGCATCGAAGGGCTGGTTGAGCCGCTGGGCTTCCCCATCAGCTCTCTGCGTTCTGCCGTGCAGACGCAGGCGCTAATTCGCGACGCGCGCGTTCCTTTTAAACTGCTGCTGGATACCTTCCATCATCATCTGTACGAAAAGGCGGAAGAAGAGTTTGAGAGCGGTATTGATATTGCTGGTATCGGGCTTGTTCACCTCTCCGGCGTGGAGGATGACCGTCCGACCAGTGAACTGACGGACGAAGAACGCATTATGCTTAGCGAGGGCGACCTGCTGAAGAGTGTGTCTCAGGTACGTCGCCTGGAAGCCATGGGATATAAAGGCATCTACGCGTTTGAACCCTTCTCAACGGCAATGGAAAACTGGAGCGAAGCAGACATCGTGCGTGAGATCCAACAGAGCATGGCGCTGCTTCAGGGCTAAACACCCTAATACGAGAGCGGCTGGCCTGTTAGCTTGCCTGGTGGCTGAGTACCGCTTCTGGTCAGAACAGGGGAAAAGGCGCTAGCCTATTCCCCTTCGATACACTCCTCACTTTTACTCTGCGACTGACGTTTTAGCCTCCAGGTTAGCAGCATGCCCAGACAAACCAGCAGTCCACTTAGCAAGTAGATAACCGGTATGCCCAGATAGCTCATCACGAATCCGGCAAGCGGGCCGGTTACGCCCAGAGACAAATCCATAAAGGCAGTGTAGGTTGCTAATGCACTGCCCTGATTCTGGGGTGGTACGGCTTTAACCGCCACTACGCCCACGGCAGGAAACACCAGTGAGAACCCGGCTCCGGTGAGTAAAGCACCCAGCTTTGCCACCCAGGGTTCGGCTGAACCCCAGACAAGGAATAATCCTGCCGCCTCAACGGCAAAACACACCAGCGCCACGACCAGTCCACCGTGGCGGTTGATAGCGTTAGGAAACAGCAGTCGCGTCCCCACAAACGCGGCGCTAAACAGCGTCAGCGCCCAGGCGGCACCGTCCCACCCCTTATCCTGGTAGAACAGCGTAATAAAAGTGGCTATTACCCCGAATCCCGCCG is part of the Erwinia sp. HDF1-3R genome and harbors:
- the iolB gene encoding 5-deoxy-glucuronate isomerase, which encodes MSLLSKVQQPDAQGRIQHVTPESAGWRYVGFDAYQLKKGQTLNLESGDRELCLVLVAGIASVKTRNAEFPGIGKRMSPFERTPPYSVYVPHNDRVEVRADTDLELAVCNAPGHGSLPARLISPADVGVEQRGKGRNKRLVHNILPDNEPADSLLVVEVYTDEGDSSSYPSHKHDQENSNETYLEETYYHRFDPEQGFAMQRVYTDDRTLDECMAAYNRDVVTVPRGYHPVATLAGYNNYYLNVMAGPIRLWKFTWEKDHAWVNSDAYPR
- a CDS encoding CoA-acylating methylmalonate-semialdehyde dehydrogenase translates to MTIVGNFIGGKTSLSASNETIPVYDPATGKTVRELTQSTAEEVTKAIEVAHNAFEDWSRTSPLRRARVLFNFKNLMEQHREELAALIVSEHGKVWSDALGELTRGIEVVEFACGIPHLIKGENSADVATGVDSYSLMQPLGVVAGITPFNFPAMVPLWMFPIALACGNTFVLKPPALDPSAAVRMAELLTEAGLPDGVFNVVHCSNEDAEQLYKDPRVQAVSFVGSSGVAEHIYKTASAHGKRVQAFGAAKNHAIVMPDADLDATVNAIMGGAFGSAGERCMALPVVVAVGDDTADKLIAALTPKIKALRVGPGIQKGSEENEMGPVVSAAHQKKVLGYIDKGVEEGAKLVVDGRNCQVSGYTEGYYVGGTLFDNVTDEMVIWREEIFGPVLSIMRAPDYASALKLVNSHEFGNGSAIFTSNGHTGRDFVREVQAGMVGVNVPVPVPMAFHSFGGWKRSVFGALNVHGPDGVRFYTRMKTATVRWPSGQKTVSEFSMPTLG
- a CDS encoding TIM barrel protein, which produces MAIESSRFCVNRKIAPNLGIEAFFKMVHGLGLTKVELRNDMRGGKVTDHLSYAEVSALAQRYGLEIVTINAVYPFNQPDDALLAKTEGLLKDARGVGAKALVLCPLNDGTQVSPEETVSALQKLAPLFEKYGIEGLVEPLGFPISSLRSAVQTQALIRDARVPFKLLLDTFHHHLYEKAEEEFESGIDIAGIGLVHLSGVEDDRPTSELTDEERIMLSEGDLLKSVSQVRRLEAMGYKGIYAFEPFSTAMENWSEADIVREIQQSMALLQG